The genomic DNA CGAGGACCTCGTCGTTGGTGAATGCCATGGTTCTCTCCTGTTTCTTAGGGGTATGAAGGCTATCGGGCCGCACACAAGTCTAGGTGCGACGCTCGCACGGTTATGGGAGGACGACGACCTGCGCGCCGAAAACGAGTCCAGCTCCGAATCCGATCTGGAGCGCAAGACCACCACTGAGCTCAGGGTGCTCTTCAAGTAGGCGGTGTGTTGCGAGTGGGATGGAGGCGGCAGATGTGTTGCCTGTCGTGGCGATATCACGGCCGATTTCAACAGATTCGGGCAGACCAAGCTGCTTCGCGAATTCGTCGATGATGCGCATATTCGCCTGGTGAGGGATGAATGCTGCCAAATCGGATGCTTCGATACCCGCAGCCTCGATGGCTTCACGTGCGACCTTCACCATTTCCCAGACCGCCCAGCGAAAGACAGTTTGTCCCTCTTGGCGGAGAGTCGGCCACGGTGCAGTTCCGTCGCGAAACTCGGTGAGTGTGGCATTCATGCCCACAGCATCGGCTTTGGACCCATCGGAGCCCCAGATTGTGGGCCCGATTCCGGGGGTGTCGCTCGGTCCTACAACGACCGCTCCCGCACCGTCAGCAAGCAGGAACGAGATGCTGCGGTCGGTGGGGTCGACGACGTCGCTGAGCTTTTCTGCCCCGACGACGACAACGTAGTGAGCAGCGCCACTTCGGATGAGCGCGTCGGCTTGAGCCACGCCATAGGCAAAGCCAGCACATGCGGCATTCACGTCGTATGCAGCAGCAGGATTTGCGCCGATACGATCGGCGACCACTGCAGACATCGACGGTGTCTGGCGAACGTTGCTGATCGTCGCAACGATCACGGCATCGATCTGATCCGGCGCGATACCGGAGCGCTCGATCGCTTCACCGGCGGCGATACTTGCGAGATCAGTCGCGGACGTTTCTGCACCCGCACGTGTGCGTGTGATGATGCCGGTGCGCTTCTGGATCCACTCATCGCTCGAATCGATGGGCCCGACGAGGTCGTCGTTCGGCACAATGAGTTCACCGCGTGCGGCGCCGTATGCGTAGAGGCGCGTAAAAGCCGCACCCTCGGACTGGCGGAGCATGACACTCATGCGGCTGTTCCCTTCACAAGGTCGATCGCACCCGACAGATCGTCGGGTGACTTCACTGCTACTGCGGGAATTCCCTTGAGTCCGCGCTTGGCGAGCCCGGTAAGAGTTCCCGCGGGAGCAAATTCGATGAGGCCCGTCACGCCGGCCGCGGCGAACGACTCCATGCAGAGGTCCCACCGCACGGGAGATGAAACCTGATTCACGAGAAGCGACAGAGCTGCCGCCCCATCAGCGACAACAGAACCGTCTCGGTTGGTCCAGAGTGTCGTATTCGGATCAGCAGCTGTCACCGATGCGGCGGCATCGCGAAGAGCACCGACTGCCGGCGCCATGTATTCGGTGTGGAAAGCTCCGGCGACCTGCAGCGGAATGACTCGTGTACCCCGAGGGGCTGACTCGGCGAGAGTGTTGAGGCCATCACGTGCGCCGGCGGCCACGATCTGGCCCGGCCCGTTGTAGTTGGCGGGAGTGAGCTCAGCGTTGGCGAGTGCCGCGAGAACGTCGGCTTCGACGCCCCCGATAACAGCACTCATGCCGGTGTCGGCTGAGGTGGCAGCCTCAGCCATCGAACGACCGCGGATACCGACGAGTGCCATCCCGTCGACAGCCGACAGCACACCACTCGCGACGAGAGCTGCAACTTCACCAACACTGTGCCCAGCCATGCCATCGAAGGCGACTGGAGCGCGTTGTCCGAGCGCTTCAAACGACAGGATGCTGGCGGCCACAATGAGCGGCTGCGCCACCGCAGTGTCGCGGATGCGGTCGGCATCCCATTCGGTTCCAGCGGCAATCAGATCCACCCCGGCGGCATCGGAGAACTCGACGAGGCGCTCTCGCGCACCGGCGATCTCAAGCCATGGGGAAAGGAACCCGGGGGTCTGAGAACCCTGTCCCGGGAAAAGAGCGATGATCACAATTCCATCCTGTCAAGCAATAGGTCATGGGTTATGGCGACTCTCGCACAAGAATCGGCCAGTCGTTTGTGCACTCGGCACACTTTAGTGACGAAGCCGCGTTATCGGCGTCGCAAAGTGGTGGGTTTACGCCGTCCGATGTCTGACCCAGCGGCGCCGAGGATAAGCGCGGTCTGCAAAATCAAAGCTTCGCGGGGACCGGTGGCATCCCACCCGATCACCTCTGACACGCGCTTCAACCGATAGCGCACGGTGTTGGGGTGAACGAATAGTTCGCGTGCTGTCGCTTCGAGTGAGCGCCCATTGTCGAGATAACTCCACAGCGTCGCCACGAGGTCGGGACTGTGCGCTTGAAGCGGGCGAAAAATTCTCTCGACGAGAGTGACCTTGGCTAGCGCATCGCCCGCGAGTGCTCGTTCGGGCAAGAGATCGTCAGCTTCGACGGGCCGTGGAGCGTGGCGCCAAGCTCGGGCGACCGCGAATCCAGCTAGCGCCGCGCGTGCGCTCTGACTCGCATCAACGAGAGCGGGCACTGTGGGGCCGAGCACGAGATATCCCGCGCCGAAACCTGGTTCGAGGCGGGCCGCAATTTCCGGAAATGGCAATTCGACTTGCGTCTCTTCGCCATTCTTACCGACGCTCTCGGTGCGCCCGATGACCAGCACGAGTCGGGACCCCTGCACACCCACGAGCACATCGACGCCGAGCTTTCGCGCCGTACGGCGAAGATGGTCGATATCGAACTGCGGGGGAGTCGTCCCCACCAGGACAGCTACTTCGCCATGGCCGTGCCACCCGAGCGCTGCGATCCGACTGGGGAGTTCCTCGTCGGACTCTCCACTCAAGATCGAATCTACGACGAGCGCTTCGAGGCGCGCGTCCCATAGGCCTCGCGCCTCTGCGGCTCGCGCATACACATCCGCCGCGGTAAATGCGACCTCGCGCGAGTACAAGAGGATCGATTCGCGTAGCTGCGCACCACGGTCTGCGATGCGCTCTTCGGTCACCTCGACGGTTACCCGGATGAGCTGCAGAGTCTGCTGCAGGCTTATGCTTCGCAGCAGTTCACGGGGTGCCGCCGCAAAAATGTCGGCAGCAATCCAGGGAGTCGAGGTGGGGTCGTCGTACCACTGGATGAATGACGTGATGCCTGCCTGCGCGACTAGCCCCACTGAGGAGCGTCGCGCAGGCGGCATCTCGGCGTACCACGGCAGTGCATCTTCAAGCCGCTTGATTGTGACGGTTGCGATGTCTCCCGAAATCCGTCTCAGCCAAGCGAGAGTCTCGGCTTTGTCGAGAGGCGCCGCCGGTGCTGTCATTTGCTCAGCTCTCGCCGCCAGCGTTGCCGCTGGTGCCAGCGGAAACGTCGTGCAGACGGTATTTCTCGATTGCCTGAGCCGCGAGCGAACGGTCGACCACGCCGTCTTCTGCGAGCGACTGCAGGGTGCGAACGACCATCGACGGTCCGTCGATCTTGAAGAAGCGGCGGGCGGCCGCGCGCGTGTCTGAGAAGCCGAAACCGTCGGCGCCGAGCGAGGCGAAGCGGTTGGGAACCCACTGACGAATCTGATCCTGTACCGCGTGCATGAAGTCACTCACGGCGGTAACGGGGCCTTCAGCATCCTTCAGCTTTTCGGTGATGTACGCGGTGCGCGGTTCTTCCTCGGGGTGGAGGAAGTTGTGCTCATCGGCTGCGAGCCCATCGCGGCGAAGCTCAGTCCACGAGGTAACTGACCAGACGTCTGCGACAACACCCCAGTCATCCTTCAGCAGCTGCTGAGCTTCGAGCGCCCACGGCACGCCGACGCCCGAAGCGAGTAGCTGCGCCTTGGGTCCGTCGCCGGTTCCCTCAGAGATCTTGTGGATACCGCGGACGATCCCATCAACGTCGACGCCCTCGGGTTCTGCCGGGTGAATGATCGGCTCGTTGTACACAGTGATGTAGTACATGACGTTCGGGTCAGAGTGCTCGCCGCCGTACATGCGCTCGAGACCGGAACGCACGATGTGCGCGATCTCGTAGCCGTACGCCGGGTCGTACGACACCGTTGCCGGGTTCGTCGATGCCAACAGGTGCGAGTGGCCATCGGCGTGCTGCAGACCTTCACCCGTGAGGGTTGTACGGCCTGCAGTCGCGCCAATGATGAAGCCACGCGCCATCTGGTCGCCGGCAGCCCACTGAGCGTCGCCCGTGCGCTGGAAGCCGAACATCGAGTAGAAGAGGTAGACCGGAATCAGCGGCTCGCCGTGAGTCGAGTACGCAGTACCCGTCGCAGTGAACGCTGCGAGTGCGCCAGCCTCGTTGATGCCGACGTGGATGATCTGGCCCTGCGGGCTTTCCTTGTACGCAAGAAGAAGTTCACGGTCGACCGACGTGTAGTGCTGGCCGTTCGGGTTGTAGATCTTCGCCGTCGGGAAGTACGCGTCCATACCGAAGGTGCGGGCTTCGTCGGGGATGATCGGCACAATGCGGTGTCCGAAGTTCTTCGAACGCAGCAGGTCTTTCAACAGACGGACGAAAGCCATCGTGGTGGCGATCTCCTGCGTGCCAGAACCCTTCTTGGGCAGCGCGTATGCGGCATCCCCAGGCAGTTCCAGGCCCACGTGGTGGCTGCGGCGCTCGGGCAAGAAGCCACCCAGCGCCTTGCGGCGCTCGAGCAGATACTGGATCGTCTCGTCCTGCGGTCCCGGGTTGTAGTACGGCGGCAGGTACGGGTTTTCTTCGAGCTTCGCGTCGGTGATCGGGATGTGCATCACGTCACGGAACTGCTTGAGGTCGTCGAGAGTCATCTTCTTCATCTGGTGCGTAGCGTTACGCCCCTCGAAGTGCGGACCGAGGCCGTAGCCCTTAATGGTCTTCGCGAGGATGACAGTGGGCTGGCCCTTGTGCTCTTTCGCTGCCTTGAATGCGGCGTAGACCTTGCGGTAATCGTGTCCACCGCGCTTGAGGTTCCAGATCTGCTCGTCGGAGTAATCCTTGACCAGGGCTGCTGCTCGCTCGTCGCGCCCGAAGAAGTTTTCGCGGACGTACGCGCCGTTTTCGGCTTTGTACGTCTGGAAGTCACCGTCGGGAGTGGTGTTCATAAGGTTGAGAAGCGCGCCGTCGGTGTCGCGGGCGAGGAGGTCATCCCACTCGCGGCCCCATACGACCTTGATGACGTTCCAGCCGGCACCGCGGAAGAAGCTTTCGAGCTCCTGAACGATCTTGCCGTTACCGCGAACGGGGCCATCGAGGCGCTGCAGGTTGCAGTTGACGATGAATGTCAGGTTGTCGAGGCCTTCGTTTGCGGCGACCTGAAGCTGTCCGCGGCTTTCGACCTCATCCATTTCACCATCGCCGAGGTATGCCCAGACGTGAGAATCGGAGACATCCTTGATGCCACGGTTACCGAGGTATTTGTTGGCCATCGCCTGGTAGATCGCATTGATCGGGCCGAGACCCATCGAGACAGTCGGGAACTGCCAGAACTCCGGCATGAGGCGCGGGTGTGGGTATGAGGGGATGCCGTTCGATCCCTGTGACTTCTCCTGACGGAATCCATCGAGCTGCGCCTCGGTGAGACGGCCTTCGAGGAATGCGCGGGCGTAGGTGCCGGGGGAGGCGTGGCCCTGAACGAAGATCTGGTCTCCACCGGAGGGGTGGTCCTGGCCGCGGAAGAAGTGGTTGAAGCCCACTTCGTAAAGAGCAGCGGAGGAGGCATATGTGGAGATGTGTCCGCCCACGCCGATACCGGGCCGCTGCGCGCGGTGCACCGTGACCGCGGCATTCCAACGGATCCAGGCACGGTAGCGACGTTCAACCTCTTCGTCGCCGGGGAACGAAGGCTCGTTCTCGGACGCGATGGTGTTGATGTAGTCGGTCGTCGGCACCATCGGCACGCCGAGGTGCAGATCATTTGAGCGCTTCAACAGGCTCAGCATGATCTCGCGGCCACGCCCGTGACCTCGCGCTTCGACGAGCTGCTGCAGGGATTCCTGCCACTCGGCAGTTTCTTCAGGATCGCTATCGAGGTTGTCCTGAGAATAGGGATCTTGATCGTGAACAGTCACGGCAGACCTTTCGTCGTCTGGCAGATCGTGCCAGGAATTCGCTAGAGGCGCGGTGCACGCTTTGTTTGCCGTGCACAACACACCGCGCACAAGCCTATCGACTTCTCACCAGACCGGATGCTGCAGCACCCTATGGAAAACAAGATTCGCTGCAGAGTGTGCACAAACCACTCCCGACAGATCGTAGGATGGTGTGGAAGGGCCTTTAGCTCAGCTGGTAGAGCGCCACGTTTACACCGTGGATGTCGTCGGTTCGATCCCGGCAGGGCCCACGAGAAAAACCCCCGAGATCTCGGGGGTTTTTCTAATTTACGGCTGTTCTCGACCTCTGGAGCTTCTTGATCGGGGTCCCCCCTGCGTCCCCCAAAACCCTATTCATTCGGGCCAGAGCAGCGGTATCAGCGTCCGATCCCATGTAATGGGCGTATAGGTCCGCGGTTAGCGTTGCGGAAGAGTGTCCTAGCCACGCCTGCACCGTCTTAAGGTCTACGCCGCTTTGAAGCCAGATCGTGGCTGCTGTGTGGCGTAGATCGTGCACGCGCCGCCCTCGGTGAACATCGCCCCAGTGGCTGTCTCGTGTCCAATTGCGATTCGTACGCGGCTTGCCCACCGTGTTCGGGTATACGAGATCATCGGGCTGCTTGTGCCGGATAAGAGGAAGAATGATGCTCGCCACTTCGTCGGTAAGCGGCACCGTGCGAGTCTTGCCGCCCTTGGTGACATTTCGCACCTCTTGGCCGTCTGATTGGGAACGACTGACTCGCAGTGCAGGGTACGGGAGCTGCTGAACGTCACGGACACGCAGGGCTGCGAGTTCTCCCCAGCGCAGTCCAGAGAGGCCAAGGACGAGCACGATATCCGCATTCGTCTTGTTGCTGTAGCTCAGCATTTCAGTGTGAACAGCACGAAGTTCGGCCACGTTGAAGGGGAAGATCTCGCGCTTCGCTTTTGTTGAAGTTCCTTTAGGGATCTGCGAATCGATGACCACGTTTTTATTCACTAGCTTGCTTGCGACTGCCCAAGAGAAGAACGCGCTATACACCTGGCGA from Microbacterium endophyticum includes the following:
- a CDS encoding beta-ketoacyl-ACP synthase III encodes the protein MSVMLRQSEGAAFTRLYAYGAARGELIVPNDDLVGPIDSSDEWIQKRTGIITRTRAGAETSATDLASIAAGEAIERSGIAPDQIDAVIVATISNVRQTPSMSAVVADRIGANPAAAYDVNAACAGFAYGVAQADALIRSGAAHYVVVVGAEKLSDVVDPTDRSISFLLADGAGAVVVGPSDTPGIGPTIWGSDGSKADAVGMNATLTEFRDGTAPWPTLRQEGQTVFRWAVWEMVKVAREAIEAAGIEASDLAAFIPHQANMRIIDEFAKQLGLPESVEIGRDIATTGNTSAASIPLATHRLLEEHPELSGGLALQIGFGAGLVFGAQVVVLP
- a CDS encoding ACP S-malonyltransferase, which encodes MIIALFPGQGSQTPGFLSPWLEIAGARERLVEFSDAAGVDLIAAGTEWDADRIRDTAVAQPLIVAASILSFEALGQRAPVAFDGMAGHSVGEVAALVASGVLSAVDGMALVGIRGRSMAEAATSADTGMSAVIGGVEADVLAALANAELTPANYNGPGQIVAAGARDGLNTLAESAPRGTRVIPLQVAGAFHTEYMAPAVGALRDAAASVTAADPNTTLWTNRDGSVVADGAAALSLLVNQVSSPVRWDLCMESFAAAGVTGLIEFAPAGTLTGLAKRGLKGIPAVAVKSPDDLSGAIDLVKGTAA
- a CDS encoding PucR family transcriptional regulator; this translates as MTAPAAPLDKAETLAWLRRISGDIATVTIKRLEDALPWYAEMPPARRSSVGLVAQAGITSFIQWYDDPTSTPWIAADIFAAAPRELLRSISLQQTLQLIRVTVEVTEERIADRGAQLRESILLYSREVAFTAADVYARAAEARGLWDARLEALVVDSILSGESDEELPSRIAALGWHGHGEVAVLVGTTPPQFDIDHLRRTARKLGVDVLVGVQGSRLVLVIGRTESVGKNGEETQVELPFPEIAARLEPGFGAGYLVLGPTVPALVDASQSARAALAGFAVARAWRHAPRPVEADDLLPERALAGDALAKVTLVERIFRPLQAHSPDLVATLWSYLDNGRSLEATARELFVHPNTVRYRLKRVSEVIGWDATGPREALILQTALILGAAGSDIGRRKPTTLRRR
- the aceE gene encoding pyruvate dehydrogenase (acetyl-transferring), homodimeric type; this translates as MTVHDQDPYSQDNLDSDPEETAEWQESLQQLVEARGHGRGREIMLSLLKRSNDLHLGVPMVPTTDYINTIASENEPSFPGDEEVERRYRAWIRWNAAVTVHRAQRPGIGVGGHISTYASSAALYEVGFNHFFRGQDHPSGGDQIFVQGHASPGTYARAFLEGRLTEAQLDGFRQEKSQGSNGIPSYPHPRLMPEFWQFPTVSMGLGPINAIYQAMANKYLGNRGIKDVSDSHVWAYLGDGEMDEVESRGQLQVAANEGLDNLTFIVNCNLQRLDGPVRGNGKIVQELESFFRGAGWNVIKVVWGREWDDLLARDTDGALLNLMNTTPDGDFQTYKAENGAYVRENFFGRDERAAALVKDYSDEQIWNLKRGGHDYRKVYAAFKAAKEHKGQPTVILAKTIKGYGLGPHFEGRNATHQMKKMTLDDLKQFRDVMHIPITDAKLEENPYLPPYYNPGPQDETIQYLLERRKALGGFLPERRSHHVGLELPGDAAYALPKKGSGTQEIATTMAFVRLLKDLLRSKNFGHRIVPIIPDEARTFGMDAYFPTAKIYNPNGQHYTSVDRELLLAYKESPQGQIIHVGINEAGALAAFTATGTAYSTHGEPLIPVYLFYSMFGFQRTGDAQWAAGDQMARGFIIGATAGRTTLTGEGLQHADGHSHLLASTNPATVSYDPAYGYEIAHIVRSGLERMYGGEHSDPNVMYYITVYNEPIIHPAEPEGVDVDGIVRGIHKISEGTGDGPKAQLLASGVGVPWALEAQQLLKDDWGVVADVWSVTSWTELRRDGLAADEHNFLHPEEEPRTAYITEKLKDAEGPVTAVSDFMHAVQDQIRQWVPNRFASLGADGFGFSDTRAAARRFFKIDGPSMVVRTLQSLAEDGVVDRSLAAQAIEKYRLHDVSAGTSGNAGGES
- a CDS encoding tyrosine-type recombinase/integrase; translation: MTISRVTRSDGTVRFRVRVKSGRNVVASRTFDKKGDAQLWESAQKRSLYLGEFVDPKAGRELIGAAMDRWHVGREGTIGNKTYSDTERPALRHVKALRSRPVGAVTARDFETLYATLLRSLSRDTVVRYRQVYSAFFSWAVASKLVNKNVVIDSQIPKGTSTKAKREIFPFNVAELRAVHTEMLSYSNKTNADIVLVLGLSGLRWGELAALRVRDVQQLPYPALRVSRSQSDGQEVRNVTKGGKTRTVPLTDEVASIILPLIRHKQPDDLVYPNTVGKPRTNRNWTRDSHWGDVHRGRRVHDLRHTAATIWLQSGVDLKTVQAWLGHSSATLTADLYAHYMGSDADTAALARMNRVLGDAGGTPIKKLQRSRTAVN